The Bryobacteraceae bacterium genome includes a window with the following:
- a CDS encoding uracil-DNA glycosylase, with the protein MRDSLRKLEHDIVHCRRCPRLLAWCAQVAREKRRAYRDWDYWGRPVPGFGDPEARVYILGLAPGAHGANRTGRVFTGDSSGDWLYRALWETGFANQPESTRPGDGLALSGAWIGASVRCAPPANKPLPEEFARCREYVARELALLKSVRVVVALGRLAHDNFVALQGLPRNAFRFSHGAVHEAGSLILLDSYHPSRQNTQTGKLTREMLRGIFRDARRLSR; encoded by the coding sequence GTGCGAGACAGCCTGCGGAAACTCGAGCACGACATCGTTCACTGCCGGCGCTGCCCCCGTCTTCTCGCCTGGTGCGCCCAGGTCGCGCGTGAAAAGCGCCGTGCGTACAGGGACTGGGACTACTGGGGCCGCCCCGTCCCCGGTTTCGGCGATCCTGAGGCCCGCGTCTACATCCTCGGTCTCGCCCCGGGCGCTCACGGCGCCAACCGCACCGGCCGCGTCTTCACCGGCGACAGTTCCGGCGACTGGCTCTACCGCGCCCTCTGGGAAACCGGCTTCGCCAATCAGCCCGAAAGCACCCGCCCCGGCGACGGCCTCGCTCTCTCCGGCGCATGGATCGGCGCCAGCGTCCGCTGCGCCCCGCCAGCTAACAAACCGCTCCCGGAAGAATTCGCCCGCTGCCGCGAATATGTCGCGCGCGAACTCGCCCTGCTGAAATCCGTCCGGGTCGTCGTCGCCCTCGGCCGCCTCGCCCACGACAACTTCGTCGCCCTGCAAGGCCTGCCCCGCAACGCCTTCCGCTTCTCCCACGGCGCCGTGCACGAGGCCGGGTCTCTCATCCTGCTCGACTCATACCACCCCAGCCGCCAGAACACCCAGACTGGAAAGCTCACCCGCGAGATGTTGCGCGGCATCTTCCGCGATGCAAGGAGACTCTCCCGATGA
- a CDS encoding thiaminase II, which produces MKRILLLLFLSAVSLAAQPGGFAAECRRHADPVWRKTVDHPFLRALSDGTLPREKFRFYLEQDLLYLREFSRLLLELAAKAPHPDQARTLARHASEAIAEEATLHASILGLQEQHRQSGEFSFSIAPSNAAYINHLRAAVGRGSFLEGMAAMLPCYWIYMDAGKALAGKGSPVPEYQQWIRQYSSPDYEKSVSEAIAIFNAAAAGASPDIRARALSAFERSARYEWMFWDMAWRMEKWPPE; this is translated from the coding sequence ATGAAACGCATTCTTCTTCTTCTGTTCCTGTCCGCCGTTTCCCTCGCCGCGCAGCCCGGCGGCTTTGCCGCCGAATGCCGCCGTCACGCCGATCCCGTCTGGCGGAAAACCGTGGACCATCCTTTCCTCAGAGCCCTGTCCGATGGCACTCTGCCCCGCGAGAAATTCCGTTTCTATCTCGAACAGGATCTCCTGTACCTGCGCGAGTTCTCCCGCCTCCTGCTCGAGCTCGCCGCCAAAGCTCCGCATCCCGATCAGGCGCGCACGCTCGCGCGCCATGCCTCCGAGGCCATCGCTGAAGAAGCAACCCTTCACGCCTCCATCCTCGGGCTGCAGGAGCAACACCGGCAGTCCGGCGAGTTTTCCTTCTCCATCGCCCCGTCCAATGCGGCTTACATCAACCATCTCCGCGCCGCTGTCGGACGCGGCTCGTTCCTCGAGGGCATGGCCGCCATGCTTCCCTGCTACTGGATCTACATGGACGCCGGAAAAGCCCTGGCCGGAAAAGGCTCCCCCGTCCCCGAATACCAGCAGTGGATTCGCCAGTATTCCAGCCCGGATTACGAAAAAAGCGTGTCGGAAGCCATCGCCATCTTCAATGCCGCCGCCGCCGGCGCTTCTCCAGACATCCGCGCCCGCGCCCTCTCGGCCTTCGAGCGCAGCGCCCGCTACGAGTGGATGTTCTGGGACATGGCCTGGCGCATGGAGAAATGGCCCCCTGAGTGA